In Thermoplasmata archaeon, the genomic window ATAAGTTGCGGCTCCTGATATACCAGAGGTGACATCCCTCTTACATCATATAAAGCAAAAAACTTAATAATCTCCCATAGATTATAAAGAACAGATGGCAAAGAAAGATTACTATGAAGTTCTTGGTGTTCCTAGGAATGCTACTCTGGAGGAAATAAAAAAGGCCTACCGCAATCTCGCAAAAAAATATCATCCAGATATGAATAGAGACAACCCAAAGGAGGCAGAGGAAAAATTCAAAGAAATCTCAGAAGCTTATGAAGTCCTCGCAGACCCTCAGAAAAGGGAAATGTACGACAGATATGGTATGGATGGGGTAAAGGATACTTTTGGGCCTGACGGTTTCAAATGGGAAAATTTCACCCATGCAAGAGATTTTGAAGACATCTTCGACTCTGACTTTTTCAAACGAGTATTTGGTGTCGACTTTTTTGGAGATTCATTATTCGATGCCTGGATGAGGGGGCGTGGCTCACCTGAACGGGGCAGAGACCTTGAAATTACGGTTGAAATTTCACTCGAGGAAGCATACACTGGCAGTGTTAGGAAGGTGAATGTCCCACATGAGGTGAGGTGCGAAGAGTGCAAGGGCACAGGTGCAAAAAAAGGCACCCAGCCGAGAGAATGCCCAAGTTGCCACGGTTCTGGCCATGTAAGATTTTCTCAAGTGCGAGGTTACACGCATTACATTTCGGTGAGCCAGTGCCCAGAATGCAAAGGTAAAGGCAACATCGTAGATGTGCCGTGCCCTAGGTGCGGTGGAGAAGGCAAGGTGACAAAGACCCAGACCCTTGAAATTAAGGTTCCCAGAGGTGCATACACTGGTCTTGTGCTCCGTCTCACCGGAGAAGGTGACGCCGGAAACAAGGGTGGTCCCCCTGGCGACCTTTATGTGGTTGTTTCTGTGAAGCCCCATCCCTTCTTTCAGCGAAACGGAAACAATCTATACTATGAGCTTCCAATTTCAATTCCTCAGGCAGTGCTGGGCGCTACGGTCGAAGTACCAACACTCTCTGGTAAAGCAAAGATTGACATTCCTCCAGGTACAGAACATGGGAGCGTCTTCAAAGTTGAGGGTGCAGGAATGCCTGATCTGAGAACAGGACGCTTTGGTGACCTTTATGTGAAAACAACAATTTTTGTACCTAAAAAACTCACGTCAAGACAACGTGAACTTTTTATGGAGCTCGCAAAAACAATGGGAGATACTGTATCTCAAAAGAAAGGGTTTTTCCGCTAATTTTTTGTCTCAAACATTCTTAAAATGTTTTCCTTTATTCGTATATGATACTCTTTCTGTGCATTCTCCTTTTTGACGACCTTTTCTCTTTTTGCGGAAACTTTCTCGAAATCTGTCTCCAAACTTACCTCTGGACCTGCAGGCATTTCCACTCTTTTCCCATAGAAATTAGGAGAAGGTTTTACTTCTGACGCATTATTTTCATCCAGGAACCGCTTGCATATATAGCAAGCTTGTTCTTTTCTAGTATCTTCTGGAATTCATCCCAACTTATTAGCTCTATGTTCTCACTAGCTGCTTTTGCAAACCTGAGAATCTCTGTCCCCTTCACCTTGCCTGGTTTTACATTCGCCTTGGCGGCGAGTTCCTTTGCCTTTTCTATTGTTATTTTTTCAAGGGCCATATCTTGCACCCCAAATTCCCTTATGCACAAGAGAGATATTAAGTTATCTAATTTTTCGCTACCTTCAACAGCACGAAACAATAAACAATCAGAAATCTATATATACCCAATTGGCTATTAAAACCCGATGGCAAAGGAGAAAAAAGGCGAGGGATTCCATTCCGCTGCGGGCTTGATAAGATACTTTGATGCAGAGGAAGATGTGGCTATAAAAATTGACCCTCGAATAGTGCTTGGAATGTGCATTGGTGCAGTGGTAATTCTGGAAGTCCTCCGCTATGTCTACAAATTCTGAATTCTGGCTTCCACTTTTCCACTGCTGAGGAGCGCCACCCTGCTATCTCCTTTCTCTCCAATTAGTTTATAGCTAGTTTCTTTTTCAAGTGCAGTGGCAAATTCCATTATCTCTTTGTGGGAAGGCATGCACTCAATTGTCAATCTCTGTCTGGAACCACCTACAAATACATAGGCCTTTGCCTCTATAAAATCTGGTTCTGCAATCATGTCTAGTTTTGCATAATCCTCTGGCCAACCTAAGTTCCAGTTCTTTACGAGTGTGTGCCTCACCACCTTCCTGCAATCAAGCGAGGGAAAAAGTTTCAGTGTTTCCTGAATCCTTGCCCAGTTCTCTTTTTTCAGCGGGAAACATGCTTTTCTGTACACCTCCTCGTTTGGAGCGGCAACAGTGACATAAAGCTGGGTTGGAAGAGAATCAAGGGCGTCTAATGCATCTGG contains:
- the dnaJ gene encoding molecular chaperone DnaJ — translated: MAKKDYYEVLGVPRNATLEEIKKAYRNLAKKYHPDMNRDNPKEAEEKFKEISEAYEVLADPQKREMYDRYGMDGVKDTFGPDGFKWENFTHARDFEDIFDSDFFKRVFGVDFFGDSLFDAWMRGRGSPERGRDLEITVEISLEEAYTGSVRKVNVPHEVRCEECKGTGAKKGTQPRECPSCHGSGHVRFSQVRGYTHYISVSQCPECKGKGNIVDVPCPRCGGEGKVTKTQTLEIKVPRGAYTGLVLRLTGEGDAGNKGGPPGDLYVVVSVKPHPFFQRNGNNLYYELPISIPQAVLGATVEVPTLSGKAKIDIPPGTEHGSVFKVEGAGMPDLRTGRFGDLYVKTTIFVPKKLTSRQRELFMELAKTMGDTVSQKKGFFR
- a CDS encoding preprotein translocase subunit Sec61beta, which encodes MAKEKKGEGFHSAAGLIRYFDAEEDVAIKIDPRIVLGMCIGAVVILEVLRYVYKF